A single region of the Pseudomonas sp. B21-023 genome encodes:
- a CDS encoding RNaseH domain-containing protein, with product MKTLDLRTSLFSFDPKRLGHAYRVQISDTYLAAWQVLQNLAKKHHPGLPTNALEEMLAAVSGGPVKVNWSINWDKGLSAILMLNHLPVETINQVLYLWSLEVMRIWGQQVEGLETKLTVTDLVPLRTEDLIADDNISPLAYHLVPWLVGKAMCATPLQTTQNGSPDPIPKQISLQQASDGSLVAWDDPIIPEVERTASALHVITPGLKLLRDCNEPFIQLRVKLSQIMPNWIGKKKHAWVHTGQIIVHAGVHSKMTDTGWRAFYDFPTNKLLGFMGVQPLPDLTEGDIPPDGRVRPIFSTPPQNPAIGSGPGPLFLDQACFHLRRSVEGVQPLLARKVVSGLSKAKAAITPEATTGIRVGVLAGHSETLLRLTKARETLAQAMPFFKKIAPPEINLTRVEVESARHMLHGEATTQELDAWVKQVVVPEVRKLNTSVLIVETSLAAAGKSPEQDPKHFLRRVLAENGIVTQFIMHEVPRPTKKSDAKAVAPQPTEDGKKPKKPPRDFKALNTVTETLRLSGFFPASFIKAKSMQAGTTVLSIWLDRITGPGNMIYLPVITRTVVGSQKCEVYWFVAGNLQRGKWYEYTEGVAAIHATQSLVNPDAISKLIAWAMLVPTEDVDTPLLVCLDSDLRTFYKGLKDSPDVGLPPMPQGAAVVRIRVGDDIAQMSGNHSDHPDEPRFIGQKIGLFQSQRSPSVYYFVSPSKIYSKAEAQRHNTRYQVDDEWLQTPWQQLGVTELTVLDAGAFSNPTTLVEQVALLCRNAPMWDGHLKLPSPMHLGAVIAGDHPIMEMRRQSEANRQAAKA from the coding sequence ATGAAGACCCTCGATCTGCGCACCAGCCTTTTCAGTTTTGACCCTAAAAGGCTCGGGCATGCTTACCGCGTCCAAATCAGTGATACCTACCTGGCTGCCTGGCAAGTGCTGCAAAATCTGGCCAAGAAACACCATCCTGGCTTACCTACCAATGCCCTTGAGGAAATGCTCGCCGCAGTGTCAGGTGGGCCGGTGAAGGTAAACTGGTCGATTAACTGGGATAAAGGGCTATCCGCAATCCTGATGCTCAATCACCTGCCCGTCGAGACGATCAATCAGGTGCTGTACTTGTGGTCGCTGGAGGTCATGCGCATCTGGGGGCAGCAGGTAGAGGGGCTGGAAACCAAGCTTACTGTTACTGATCTGGTTCCACTTCGAACAGAAGACCTCATCGCAGATGACAACATTTCCCCGCTTGCTTACCACCTTGTCCCTTGGCTCGTTGGCAAAGCCATGTGCGCAACGCCCCTGCAGACGACTCAGAACGGCAGTCCTGACCCAATCCCCAAACAGATTTCCCTGCAGCAGGCCTCAGACGGCTCGCTGGTGGCCTGGGACGATCCGATCATCCCAGAGGTTGAGCGCACTGCCAGTGCGCTTCACGTGATAACACCCGGCCTGAAACTGCTCCGTGACTGCAACGAGCCCTTTATCCAGTTGCGTGTAAAGCTCAGTCAGATCATGCCCAACTGGATCGGCAAGAAAAAGCACGCCTGGGTACACACTGGGCAGATCATCGTGCATGCAGGTGTGCACAGCAAAATGACGGACACCGGGTGGCGCGCGTTTTACGACTTCCCTACCAATAAGCTTCTTGGGTTCATGGGCGTTCAACCACTGCCGGATTTGACCGAGGGAGACATTCCCCCGGATGGCCGCGTACGTCCGATCTTCAGCACTCCACCTCAAAATCCGGCCATAGGCTCAGGGCCTGGCCCCCTCTTCCTTGATCAGGCCTGCTTCCACCTGCGACGCAGTGTTGAAGGCGTTCAACCACTCCTCGCCCGAAAGGTTGTGTCGGGTCTCAGTAAGGCAAAAGCTGCGATCACTCCGGAGGCGACAACCGGAATTCGAGTTGGCGTGCTGGCCGGGCATTCCGAGACGTTGCTCAGGCTGACAAAAGCGCGTGAAACGCTGGCTCAAGCCATGCCCTTCTTCAAAAAAATCGCCCCGCCTGAAATCAACCTTACTCGCGTTGAGGTGGAAAGTGCGCGACACATGCTGCATGGCGAAGCCACAACTCAAGAGCTTGATGCCTGGGTGAAACAGGTAGTGGTGCCAGAGGTACGTAAGCTCAACACATCGGTACTGATTGTAGAAACGAGCTTGGCTGCAGCGGGCAAGTCACCTGAACAAGACCCCAAGCATTTCTTGCGACGCGTTCTGGCCGAGAATGGAATTGTCACTCAATTCATCATGCACGAAGTACCAAGGCCTACCAAAAAATCGGATGCTAAGGCCGTCGCTCCACAACCAACCGAAGACGGCAAAAAACCCAAGAAACCTCCTCGTGATTTCAAAGCACTCAACACCGTGACCGAGACCTTGCGCTTGAGCGGATTCTTCCCCGCTTCATTCATCAAAGCCAAGTCAATGCAGGCCGGCACCACTGTGCTGTCGATCTGGCTGGATCGGATTACTGGGCCCGGAAACATGATCTACCTCCCCGTCATTACCAGGACGGTGGTGGGTAGTCAGAAATGCGAGGTGTACTGGTTTGTGGCCGGCAATCTACAGCGTGGCAAATGGTACGAATACACGGAAGGCGTAGCCGCGATCCATGCCACGCAGTCGTTGGTCAATCCCGACGCGATCAGCAAGCTCATTGCGTGGGCAATGCTTGTGCCGACTGAGGACGTCGACACACCACTGCTCGTCTGTTTGGACAGTGACCTACGCACCTTCTACAAAGGCCTGAAGGACAGCCCCGATGTCGGGCTTCCTCCCATGCCCCAAGGGGCCGCTGTGGTACGCATCCGGGTCGGCGATGACATTGCACAGATGTCGGGCAACCACTCTGATCACCCTGATGAGCCGAGGTTCATCGGGCAAAAAATCGGCCTGTTCCAATCACAACGCAGCCCCAGCGTTTACTACTTCGTCTCTCCGTCGAAGATCTACAGCAAAGCCGAGGCACAGCGTCATAACACCCGCTACCAAGTCGATGATGAATGGCTGCAGACACCTTGGCAGCAACTGGGTGTCACCGAACTCACTGTCCTCGATGCCGGCGCGTTCTCTAATCCAACCACCTTGGTCGAGCAGGTCGCACTGCTATGTCGCAATGCGCCGATGTGGGATGGCCATCTCAAGCTGCCGAGCCCCATGCACCTAGGCGCCGTAATCGCAGGTGATCACCCCATCATGGAAATGCGCCGTCAGAGTGAAGCCAATCGCCAGGCTGCCAAGGCGTGA